The Malus domestica chromosome 06, GDT2T_hap1 genome has a segment encoding these proteins:
- the LOC103411080 gene encoding probable inactive receptor kinase At5g58300 yields MLTLTEKPRRSPKNEQLNSCASSFADYEDCIVGFMDDLQLVHCGHDKKCLGCGEELAHLTLRGVLRGSVGVIGESRLAMTEKVVLLGGRVCAVKRFRQVSSGRREFGKKIEHLARVSQKCEYLVPVAAYLYAKRIKFVLCDYKPMGSLADLLAGARQHGHTALDWNQRLTIIVQIARGIGFIHEQYPPYEKKMQMNVHGNIKVCNVMVNTDFSACLSGYGFTQLAEPVEVLNTGQLMKSPCRQQENTTYSDELSQKSDIYNFGVILLDILAGPKGLEMTKGVKEKKASMKLEGGLEFFEFYVKEGKERRQVSKVLEIALACISTKPDARPSIEEICFNIVEIL; encoded by the exons ATGTTAACCCTAACAGAAAAACCCAGAAGAAGCCCCAAAAACGAACAACTAAACAGCTGCGCCAGCTCCTTCGCCGACTATGAAGACTGCATCGTTGGCTTCATGGAcgaccttcaacttgtccaCTGCGGCCACGACAAGAAGTGTTTGGGGTGCGGGGAAGAGCTAGCCCACCTGACACTAAGGGGTGTGCTGAGGGGTTCAGTGGGTGTGATCGGAGAGAGTAGGCTGGCGATGACTGAGAAGGTGGTGTTGTTGGGAGGTAGGGTTTGTGCTGTGAAAAGGTTTAGGCAAGTGAGCTCCGGAAGGCGTGAGTTTGGGAAGAAAATCGAGCACTTGGCTAGGGTGAGTCAGAAGTGCGAGTATCTTGTGCCTGTCGCTGCATATTTGTATGCTAAGAGGATCAAGTTTGTTCTCTGCGATTATAAACCCATGGGAAGCCTCGCCGACTTGCTGGCCG GTGCTAGGCAGCATGGCCACACAGCATTGGACTGGAACCAAAGGCTCACCATAATTGTTCAAATTGCACGAGGAATTGGATTCATCCACGAACAATACCCTCCATATGAGAAGAAGATGCAGATGAACGTGCACGGGAACATTAAGGTTTGCAATGTCATGGTGAATACCGACTTCTCAGCCTGCTTGTCTGGTTACGGATTCACCCAATTGGCAGAGCCAGTTGAAGTTCTCAACACAGGGCAGCTGATGAAGTCGCCCTGCCGGCAGCAAGAAAATACCACCTACTCTGATGAACTGAGTCAGAAGAGTGACATTTATAATTTTGGGGTTATACTGCTGGACATATTGGCAGGACCAAAGGGTTTGGAAATGACAAAGGGCGTAAAGGAAAAGAAGgcaagcatgaaattagaaggTGGTTTGGAGTTCTTTGAGTTTTATGTGAAGGAAGGCAAAGAGAGGAGGCAAGTGTCAAAGGTTTTGGAAATTGCTTTGGCATGTATAAGTACCAAACCAGACGCTAGGCCTTCAATAGAAGAGATTTGTTTTAATATCGTGGAGATATTGTAA